The Delphinus delphis chromosome 2, mDelDel1.2, whole genome shotgun sequence genome contains a region encoding:
- the TUNAR gene encoding protein TUNAR, with the protein MRCSVSLGRKIKTLTTKMVITSGNDEDRGGQEKESKEESVLAMLGILGTILNLVVIIFVYIYTTL; encoded by the coding sequence GTTAGCCTGGGGAGGAAGATAAAGACGTTGACAACCAAGATGGTAATCACGAGTGGAAATGATGAAGACAGAGGAGGCCAGGAGAAAGAGAGCAAAGAAGAGAGTGTCTTGGCGATGCTGGGAATTCTCGGGACCATTCTGAACCTCGTCGTCATCAtatttgtgtacatatataccactCTGTGA